The following are encoded in a window of Xyrauchen texanus isolate HMW12.3.18 chromosome 42, RBS_HiC_50CHRs, whole genome shotgun sequence genomic DNA:
- the LOC127634903 gene encoding C-C chemokine receptor type 7-like, whose product MASYPTSEDYTFSTYDDDDYANSTIEGHIGGDLEELCEASRGQELTITVIQTTVFLIVFILGVVGNGLVIATFAKYRRLCLRCMTDVFLFFLALSDMLLLLTLPLQTGQMLIGSWVFGEALCKVNSGMYAINTYNGLLLLACISVDRYLVVVRTKAMRRLNSGTLCYSTLSAVAVTVTSVILSLPDLRFSSVKADIGSTNLLCNMNVWANESSKWKLWAQVAKIAGFCIPCVAMVVCYCAIGRVLVRAGGKYWRRQKTLRLMALLVVLFLLFQLPYTVILLLRIFTPKPETCGEWTRIRFVENLTRNLAYVRCCLNPLLYALVGVRFRNDVLRLLMDAGCACLCISHLTPQYDNGSSSSAPTVLSHQPSAYLPAKNTPASAKLTAAGDTSETFIYPIFVKRTSVIG is encoded by the coding sequence ATGGCAAGCTATCCAACATCAGAAGATTATACATTTTCAACTTACGATGATGATGATTATGCCAACTCCACCATCGAGGGACACATAGGTGGTGATCTTGAAGAGCTATGCGAAGCCAGCAGAGGACAGGAGCTCACCATCACAGTCATCCAGACGACAGTCTTCCTCATTGTCTTCATTTTAGGCGTAGTTGGGAACGGGCTGGTCATCGCCACCTTTGCAAAGTACCGCCGACTTTGTCTGCGATGCATGACCGATGTCTTCCTTTTCTTCCTGGCTCTGTCTGACATGCTGCTTCTGCTGACATTGCCTTTACAGACGGGTCAGATGCTGATTGGCAGCTGGGTGTTTGGTGAGGCACTGTGCAAGGTGAATAGTGGCATGTACGCCATCAACACCTACAATGGTCTGCTTTTGTTGGCGTGCATTAGTGTTGATCGTTATTTGGTGGTGGTTCGCACCAAGGCCATGCGGAGGCTGAATTCTGGCACGCTGTGCTACAGCACACTGTCTGCTGTTGCTGTCACTGTGACTTCTGTGATCCTAAGCCTGCCAGACCTACGCTTCTCCTCTGTAAAAGCAGATATTGGTTCAACAAACCTCTTGTGCAACATGAACGTGTGGGCCAATGAAAGTAGTAAATGGAAGCTGTGGGCCCAGGTGGCAAAGATCGCAGGGTTCTGTATTCCTTGCGTGGCGATGGTGGTTTGTTATTGCGCGATAGGCCGCGTGCTGGTCCGTGCTGGTGGGAAATACTGGCGTAGACAGAAGACTCTACGTCTGATGGCACTGCTGGTGGTTCTTTTCCTGCTGTTCCAGCTACCCTACACAGTGATACTGTTGCTCAGAATATTCACACCGAAACCAGAAACCTGTGGTGAATGGACCAGGATCCGTTTTGTGGAAAACTTGACACGCAACCTGGCATATGTGCGATGCTGCCTTAACCCTTTGCTCTACGCACTGGTTGGCGTAAGATTCAGAAATGATGTCCTAAGGTTGTTGATGGACGCCGGGTGTGCATGCTTGTGTATATCACACCTGACGCCACAATATGACAATGGAAGCTCCTCCTCTGCTCCAACTGTGCTTTCACACCAGCCCTCGGCTTACCTGCCCGCAAAGAACACACCTGCTTCGGCAAAACTCACTGCGGCAGGAGACACATCAGAGACCTTCATTTATCCTATATTTGTGAAAAGGACTTCTGTTATTGGCTAG